The following coding sequences are from one Lolium rigidum isolate FL_2022 chromosome 6, APGP_CSIRO_Lrig_0.1, whole genome shotgun sequence window:
- the LOC124664224 gene encoding protein O-glucosyltransferase 1-like yields the protein STTCPAAAAPPPWRWPAAASTTPSCPDYFRYIHDDLQPWRGAGITRDAMERARKYAYFRLVVVGGRAYVETYQGAFQMRDVFTQWGILQLMRRYPGRVPDLDIMFACDDPGQVRAAEFATPSDAPPVFRYCKDKSTLDIVFPDWSFWGWPEVGIRPWTPMLAEIERENKRVPWLHREPLAFWKGNPDRYRIRHDMMKCNVSNGKEWNARLFNQDWGKARQNGLKDSSIPKQCLYRYKIYIEGNAWSVSEKYILACDSPVLFVVTPFQDIMSRGLVAGKHYWPIDRNRICESIKFAVDWGNQHPVEAQLIGEQGSRFAREEMSMDYIYDYMLHLLTEYAKLLRYKPTIPEKAVEICTHSLACPADDQHRPCMMDSMERRAVESDPCTLPPPFTTAQAKEMADKEEELLRNIQKREKEHAARP from the exons TCAACGACATGCCCCGCAGCAGCAGCACCGCCGCCATGGCGTTGGCCTGCCGCTGCcagcaccacgccgtcgtgcccggACTACTTCCGGTACATCCACGACGACCTGCAGCCCTGGCGGGGCGCCGGGATCACACGCGACGCCATGGAGCGCGCTCGCAAGTACGCCTACTTCCGGCTGGTTGTGGTAGGCGGCCGCGCGTACGTGGAGACGTACCAGGGCGCCTTTCAGATGCGGGACGTCTTCACGCAGTGGGGCATCCTGCAGCTGATGCGCCGCTACCCCGGCCGCGTCCCCGACCTCGACATCATGTTCGCCTGCGACGACCCGGGCCAGGTGCGCGCCGCCGAGTTCGCGACGCCGTCCGACGCGCCGCCCGTGTTCCGCTACTGCAAGGACAAGTCGACGCTGGACATCGTGTTCCCGGACTGGTCCTTCTGGGGTTGGCCGGAGGTGGGCATCCGGCCGTGGACGCCCATGCTGGCGGAGATTGAGCGCGAGAACAAACGCGTGCCGTGGCTGCACAGGGAGCCGCTCGCGTTCTGGAAGGGCAACCCCGACAGATACCGCATACGCCACGACATGATGAAATGCAATGTCTCCAACGGCAAGGAATGGAACGCCCGCCTCTTCAACCAG GACTGGGGGAAAGCGAGACAAAACGGGCTCAAAGATTCCAGCATTCCCAAGCAATGCTTATACAG GTACAAAATATATATCGAGGGGAATGCATGGTCAGTGAGCGAGAAGTACATCCTGGCATGCGACTCGCCGGTGCTGTTCGTGGTGACGCCCTTCCAAGACATCATGTCGAGAGGTCTCGTCGCCGGCAAGCACTACTGGCCCattgaccggaaccgcatatgcgAGTCCATCAAGTTCGCTGTCGATTGGGGCAACCAGCACCCTGTCGAGGCGCAGCTCATCGGCGAGCAAGGCAGCCGGTTCGCCAGAGAGGAGATGAGCATGGACTACATCTACGACTACATGCTGCACCTGCTCACCGAGTACGCCAAGCTGCTCCGGTACAAGCCCACCATCCCGGAGAAAGCCGTCGAGATCTGCACCCACTCCCTGGCCTGCCCTGCCGACGACCAGCACCGGCCCTGCATGATGGATTCCATGGAGAGGCGAGCCGTCGAATCTGATCCGTGCACGCTGCCGCCACCCTTCACCACGGCTCAGGCCAAGGAGATGGCCGACAAAGAGGAGGAGTTGCTAAGAAACATTCAGAAGAGGGAGAAGGAGCATGCTGCTCGGCCTTGA